A section of the Vicia villosa cultivar HV-30 ecotype Madison, WI unplaced genomic scaffold, Vvil1.0 ctg.003007F_1_1, whole genome shotgun sequence genome encodes:
- the LOC131640232 gene encoding secreted RxLR effector protein 161-like, protein MEEFEMSDTGRMHYFFSLEDMQLDNGIFISQKRYTKKILKIFGMEKNNLVLNLNVPRVKIGNNDTSVTVISSMFNQLVGILIYLTITMLDLMYVVNVVKRHMAKPTETHCMATKRILRYVQGTMCFRIFYQRLGNQELVGYIDSDNARCIDDRKSTSGYAFILSNAVVAWSSRKHPIVTLNITEAEFIDASTCAGQLIWMKRVLSKLNYNGR, encoded by the coding sequence ATGGAGGAATTTGAAATGTCTGATACGGGAAGAATGCATTACTTCTTTAGCTTAGAGGATATGCAGCTCGACAATGGAATCTTCATTTCTCAAAAGAGATATACCAAGAAGATCTTGAAGATATTTGGGATGGAGAAAAATAACTTGGTCCTAAATCTTAATGTTCCTAGGGTTAAAATTGGTAACAATGATACAAGTGTGACAGTAATCAGCTCCATGTTTAACCAGCTTGTTGGTATCTTAATATATTTGACCATTACCATGCTAGATCTAATGTATGTAGTTAATGTAGTCAAGAGACATATGGCCAAGCCAACTGAAACACACTGTATGGCAACAAAGAGAATACTAAGATATGTGCAAGGAACTATGTGTTTTAGGATTTTCTATCAAAGATTAGGCAATCAAGAGCTTGTGGGATACATAGACAGTGACAATGCCAGATGTATCGATGACAGGAAAAGCACCTCGGGTTATGCCTTCATACTTAGCAATGCAGTGGTGGCATGGTCATCAAGGAAGCATCCTATAGTCACACTCAACATCACAGAAGCAGAATTTATAGATGCGTCAACTTGTGCCGGCCAACTGATTTGGATGAAGAGGGTGCTTTCCAAGTTGAACTACAATGGAAGATAA